Proteins from a single region of Manis javanica isolate MJ-LG chromosome 5, MJ_LKY, whole genome shotgun sequence:
- the LOC108383894 gene encoding uncharacterized protein isoform X2, translating to MRECPSYNKPGQADHPCPPHTLEPLAAPSPRPCALPRGPRRRRRRGAAGCRGRALGGHGAVGVLRAGARFPVWDVPAMPSSSRLSNIPIWVDDLVLSHSSAVLSLLTALHRPHRTCDHQALTRQGCRAPATSPPSHTSPEPSCRGPSATPAPGPSLKPGPTDSRGLLPPCFASPGKPAHPPSKAAAGLPHLCLCQSAPAPAAATKSHRPGGFKAVRLQSGLSRFGLW from the exons ATGCGGGAATGTCCGTCGTATAACAAGCCAG GCCAAGCTGACCATCCCTGCCCTCCACACACCCTCGAGCCCCTGGCCGCGCCCTCGCCACGACCGTGCGCCCTACCGAGGGgaccgcgccgccgccgccgccgcggagcCGCTGGATGTCGCGGGAGGGCGCTGGGCGGTCACGGGGCTGTCGGGGTCCTGCGTGCGGGAGCCAG GTTCCCCGTGTGGGACGTGCCCGCAATGCCCTCCTCTTcaagactgagtaatattcccatCTGGGTGGACGACCTCGTGCTCAGCCACTCCTCTGCAG TCCTCTCTCTGCTCACAGCCCTCCACAGACCCCACCGCACCTGCGACCATCAAGCCCTAACGCGGCAGGGATGCAGAGCACCTGCGACTTCCCCACCCAGCCACACCAGCCCCGAACCCTCCTGCCGCGGACCCTCTGccactcctgccccagggccttcgCTCAAGCCGGGCCCCACGGACAGCCGCgggcttctccctccctgctttgcCTCTCCGGGAAAGCCGGCCCACCCGCCCAGCAAGGCGGCTGCCGGCCTGCCTCATCTGTGCCTGTGTCAGTCGGCTCCGGCTCCGGCTGCTGCAACAAAATCCCACAGACCTGGGGGCTTCAAGGCTGTGAGACTGCAGTCAGGTCTGAGCCGGTTTGGCCTCTGGTGA
- the LOC108383894 gene encoding uncharacterized protein isoform X1 — MPPQASDRRPCLAPRPPAPPRPCADGEPAHPRSQADHPCPPHTLEPLAAPSPRPCALPRGPRRRRRRGAAGCRGRALGGHGAVGVLRAGARFPVWDVPAMPSSSRLSNIPIWVDDLVLSHSSAALHRPHRTCDHQALTRQGCRAPATSPPSHTSPEPSCRGPSATPAPGPSLKPGPTDSRGLLPPCFASPGKPAHPPSKAAAGLPHLCLCQSAPAPAAATKSHRPGGFKAVRLQSGLSRFGLW, encoded by the exons ATGCCGCCCCAAGCTAGTGACCGGCGCCCGTGCCTCGCTCCCCGCCCGCCCGCGCCGCCTCGTCCTTGTGCGGATGGGGAACCGGCCCATCCCAGAA GCCAAGCTGACCATCCCTGCCCTCCACACACCCTCGAGCCCCTGGCCGCGCCCTCGCCACGACCGTGCGCCCTACCGAGGGgaccgcgccgccgccgccgccgcggagcCGCTGGATGTCGCGGGAGGGCGCTGGGCGGTCACGGGGCTGTCGGGGTCCTGCGTGCGGGAGCCAG GTTCCCCGTGTGGGACGTGCCCGCAATGCCCTCCTCTTcaagactgagtaatattcccatCTGGGTGGACGACCTCGTGCTCAGCCACTCCTCTGCAG CCCTCCACAGACCCCACCGCACCTGCGACCATCAAGCCCTAACGCGGCAGGGATGCAGAGCACCTGCGACTTCCCCACCCAGCCACACCAGCCCCGAACCCTCCTGCCGCGGACCCTCTGccactcctgccccagggccttcgCTCAAGCCGGGCCCCACGGACAGCCGCgggcttctccctccctgctttgcCTCTCCGGGAAAGCCGGCCCACCCGCCCAGCAAGGCGGCTGCCGGCCTGCCTCATCTGTGCCTGTGTCAGTCGGCTCCGGCTCCGGCTGCTGCAACAAAATCCCACAGACCTGGGGGCTTCAAGGCTGTGAGACTGCAGTCAGGTCTGAGCCGGTTTGGCCTCTGGTGA
- the NICOL1 gene encoding NELL2-interacting cell ontogeny regulator 1 — MAPPPPCRPPRRPPRLLPVLLLLSVALLGAQTRAEPAAGRAVPAQSRPCVDCHAFEFMQRALQDLRKTAYSLDARTETLLLQAERRALCACWPPGR; from the exons ATGGCGCCCCCGCCGCCGTGCAGGCCCCCGAGGAGGCCGCCGCGGCTGCTGCCAGTTCTGCTGCTGCTGAGCGTCGCGCTGCTGGGCGCCCAGACCCGCGCAGAGCCCGCCGCCGGGAGAGCCGTCCCCGCGCAGA GCCGCCCGTGCGTGGACTGTCACGCGTTCGAGTTCATGCAGCGCGCCCTGCAGGACCTGCGGAAGACGGCCTACAGCCTGGACGCGCGG ACGGAGACCCTCCTGCTGCAGGCAGAACGCCGGGCTCTGTGTGCCTGCTGGCCCCCTGGGCGCTGA